From one Haloferax marinisediminis genomic stretch:
- a CDS encoding DUF7093 family protein, with protein MGLTCRLLGHSYSDPETEREREERGDEVVVSIRELQVCSRCGHEQVISENKEVTAIRTPEEVGMTEGEVETAAAGFEPADPKPGATDSDESVVEAEPAPDAEAAPDIETAPDPQTEAASDAQPAPDHPATDDADEELEPEPAVTDDGIILEDDADDDAPRDRTQWPDDVSDVDTEDPAPAPTGDADDAEFIDADAAAGTESESKPAREHGAWPEAPGEDHGWDAKPDDGEPASVSFGGGLTPESNGSVNAAANGEYIEADDADDFVRADEANLGSEAPDEAIEYYCPNCGHSRGASSSSMRAGDICPECKKGYIAEREA; from the coding sequence ATGGGACTTACTTGCCGTCTTCTCGGGCACTCGTACAGTGACCCCGAGACGGAACGGGAGCGCGAGGAACGCGGTGACGAGGTGGTTGTGTCGATTAGAGAACTGCAAGTGTGTAGCCGATGCGGGCACGAGCAGGTAATCAGCGAGAACAAGGAAGTGACGGCCATCCGGACGCCCGAAGAAGTCGGGATGACGGAAGGCGAAGTCGAGACGGCCGCGGCCGGATTCGAACCCGCCGACCCGAAACCGGGTGCGACCGACTCTGACGAGTCAGTTGTCGAGGCGGAACCAGCACCAGATGCCGAGGCCGCGCCCGACATCGAGACGGCTCCGGACCCGCAGACCGAGGCCGCCTCGGATGCACAACCGGCGCCCGACCACCCGGCCACTGACGACGCCGACGAGGAACTCGAACCCGAACCCGCCGTCACCGACGACGGCATCATCCTCGAAGACGATGCGGACGACGACGCCCCGCGTGACCGGACGCAGTGGCCCGACGACGTCTCCGACGTCGACACGGAAGACCCGGCACCCGCCCCGACCGGCGACGCCGACGACGCGGAGTTCATCGACGCCGACGCGGCGGCCGGCACTGAGAGCGAATCCAAGCCAGCGCGCGAACACGGTGCATGGCCCGAGGCCCCCGGCGAAGACCACGGATGGGATGCCAAGCCTGACGACGGTGAACCGGCCTCCGTCTCGTTCGGTGGCGGACTGACGCCCGAGTCGAACGGGTCTGTGAACGCGGCGGCGAATGGCGAATATATCGAAGCGGACGACGCAGACGACTTCGTTCGTGCCGACGAGGCGAACCTCGGAAGCGAGGCGCCCGACGAAGCCATCGAGTACTACTGCCCGAACTGCGGGCACTCGCGCGGTGCGTCCTCCTCGTCGATGCGGGCGGGCGACATCTGCCCCGAGTGTAAAAAGGGATACATCGCAGAGCGCGAAGCCTAA
- a CDS encoding DUF5611 family protein, protein MKEYKMRRGETLEERIPDMEATVEEYFGPITGTEDFKGSDLFVVGEPKNPVFKRVVVGAVKYSGKKDRLAVNFEEADPTDLAPEDLEAAGEAVSAKNDFLLEATGRDAKSRRDSMKRAVEDDAPDY, encoded by the coding sequence ATGAAGGAGTACAAGATGCGTCGTGGGGAGACGCTCGAAGAGCGAATACCAGACATGGAAGCGACCGTCGAAGAGTACTTCGGACCCATCACGGGCACCGAGGACTTCAAGGGGAGCGACCTCTTCGTGGTCGGCGAACCGAAGAACCCGGTGTTCAAGCGCGTCGTCGTCGGCGCTGTCAAGTACAGCGGGAAGAAGGACCGTCTCGCGGTCAACTTCGAAGAGGCCGACCCGACGGACCTCGCACCTGAAGACCTCGAAGCGGCCGGTGAGGCCGTCAGCGCGAAAAACGACTTCCTGCTCGAAGCGACGGGCCGCGACGCGAAGTCGCGCCGTGACTCGATGAAGCGCGCAGTCGAAGACGACGCACCCGACTACTAG
- a CDS encoding DUF402 domain-containing protein, which yields MNVRVRGIYTTALTRLFLESGHDVVQASGPIRDRFDAEFESADHDVAIETTRDRQGVGVAGTPSAVEAATEHLVDLGLDTFDWDDPAPTGAVFDARVTETLGGGAICDLGETDGYLSYGDIDGRVEVGDEVRVQVSESSPPWADRRPDLTGEIRAIAGLATLEPGAEGVRVDTRDEAAARELAGMTDLLGGDPPDGWGIRWHRDAVDADMSALNDALDRAADIAAELDGVLDEPVDAPRAVASPTATTWVWFGRETRFELDEHRRAVETTMPGHHRTKAASPKASAGVDLAEALCSSAEDGEFPFDVVTAQFGPLEGDDVGIGHGKPDGRLIELGSGEVSERDPDGTIEVRRQMSGGGTYDALGVERDSGDVAVTKFREGRWWYPTVYRDSEGQVKGTYVNICTPVECFPDQIRYVDLHVDVVKHADGTVERVDDDELDEAVDAGNISEELAEKARSVASSLESALSN from the coding sequence TCGAGACCGGTTCGACGCCGAGTTCGAGTCTGCCGACCACGACGTCGCCATCGAGACGACGCGCGACCGACAGGGTGTCGGCGTGGCCGGAACGCCCAGCGCAGTCGAAGCGGCCACCGAACACCTGGTCGACCTCGGTCTGGACACGTTCGACTGGGACGACCCCGCCCCGACGGGCGCGGTGTTCGACGCTCGCGTGACCGAGACACTCGGCGGCGGTGCAATCTGCGACCTCGGTGAGACTGACGGCTACCTCTCGTACGGCGACATCGACGGTCGAGTCGAAGTCGGCGACGAGGTCAGAGTCCAAGTCTCCGAGTCGTCTCCACCGTGGGCGGACCGACGCCCCGACCTGACGGGGGAGATTCGCGCCATCGCCGGCCTCGCCACACTCGAACCGGGTGCAGAGGGCGTCCGTGTGGACACCAGAGACGAGGCGGCCGCTCGCGAACTCGCCGGGATGACCGACCTCCTCGGCGGCGACCCACCAGACGGGTGGGGCATTCGCTGGCACCGAGACGCCGTCGACGCCGACATGAGCGCACTGAACGACGCTCTCGACCGAGCGGCGGATATCGCCGCCGAACTCGACGGGGTCCTCGACGAACCGGTCGACGCACCGCGGGCAGTCGCATCACCGACGGCGACGACGTGGGTCTGGTTCGGGCGCGAGACACGCTTCGAACTCGACGAACACCGTCGTGCTGTCGAGACGACGATGCCCGGCCACCACCGGACGAAAGCAGCATCACCGAAAGCATCCGCGGGTGTGGACCTCGCAGAAGCGCTCTGTTCGTCGGCCGAAGACGGCGAGTTCCCCTTCGACGTGGTGACCGCACAGTTCGGCCCGCTCGAAGGCGACGACGTGGGTATCGGCCACGGGAAACCCGACGGCCGACTCATCGAACTCGGGTCGGGTGAAGTCTCAGAACGAGACCCGGATGGGACCATCGAGGTTCGCCGACAGATGAGCGGCGGCGGCACCTACGACGCCCTCGGCGTCGAACGCGATTCGGGCGACGTCGCAGTCACAAAATTCCGCGAAGGCCGCTGGTGGTACCCGACGGTCTACCGCGATTCCGAAGGACAGGTCAAAGGCACCTACGTCAACATCTGCACGCCGGTCGAGTGTTTCCCGGACCAGATTCGCTACGTGGACTTGCACGTCGACGTGGTGAAACACGCAGACGGGACGGTCGAACGCGTCGACGACGACGAGTTAGACGAGGCGGTCGACGCGGGGAACATCTCTGAAGAACTCGCCGAGAAAGCGCGGTCGGTTGCGTCGAGTCTGGAGTCGGCGCTGTCGAATTAA
- a CDS encoding WD40/YVTN/BNR-like repeat-containing protein, with protein MHLYAAADGAVLAVTGPPDDLRTRRRLGDHRIECVAGDPRVPARAFCGTFDAGLFRTTDGGETWHESGAETVIDSVTSLAISPADPDVVYAGTEPSTVFRSTDGGETWAELPSLTDLPSASSWAFPPRPHTHHVRWIEVDPVDPDRLFVAIEAGALVRSLDGGGTWQDRVPRSKRDTHSMATHPDRPGHVWDAAGDGYAESDDGGTSWTTPTEGLGHGYCWSVVVDPADPGSVLLTSARSPMRAHNVGAAESYLYRSRDGDPWERLDDIGLPTGAGATRAVLASGLVGGECYAVNDHGLFRTADFGDSWTKLDIPWGEARRTAAGLAVVG; from the coding sequence ATGCATCTCTACGCAGCAGCAGACGGCGCAGTACTCGCCGTCACTGGCCCACCGGATGACCTTCGGACTCGTCGTCGCCTCGGCGACCACCGAATCGAGTGTGTCGCGGGCGACCCGCGTGTCCCAGCGCGTGCCTTCTGTGGCACCTTCGACGCTGGTCTCTTCCGGACGACAGACGGCGGTGAGACGTGGCACGAGAGTGGGGCTGAGACGGTCATCGACTCCGTGACGAGTCTCGCAATCTCACCCGCCGACCCGGACGTGGTCTACGCCGGCACGGAACCGTCGACGGTGTTTCGGTCGACTGACGGCGGAGAGACGTGGGCCGAACTCCCGTCGCTGACGGACCTCCCTTCTGCGTCGTCGTGGGCGTTCCCGCCGCGGCCACACACCCACCACGTTCGCTGGATAGAAGTCGACCCCGTGGACCCGGACCGACTCTTCGTCGCCATTGAGGCGGGCGCGCTCGTTCGTTCGCTCGACGGCGGCGGGACGTGGCAGGACCGCGTCCCCAGGAGCAAACGAGACACCCACTCGATGGCGACGCACCCCGACCGACCGGGACACGTCTGGGACGCCGCTGGCGACGGCTACGCCGAGAGCGACGACGGCGGTACGTCGTGGACGACACCGACCGAGGGACTCGGCCACGGGTACTGCTGGAGCGTCGTCGTCGACCCGGCAGACCCCGGGTCGGTCCTCTTGACTTCCGCACGGAGTCCGATGCGGGCCCACAACGTTGGGGCTGCGGAGAGCTACCTGTACCGCTCACGCGACGGTGACCCGTGGGAGCGCCTCGACGACATCGGCCTGCCGACGGGAGCGGGTGCGACGCGCGCCGTCTTGGCATCCGGCCTGGTTGGTGGCGAGTGCTACGCAGTCAACGACCACGGGCTCTTCCGAACGGCCGACTTCGGCGACTCGTGGACCAAACTCGATATCCCGTGGGGTGAAGCGCGGCGAACCGCAGCAGGACTCGCCGTCGTCGGGTAA
- a CDS encoding DUF6432 family protein, protein MRARREFRNRRDIEVAVLDALVDRHDEGMTVFELRAAVDADIDTIEDALSVLKSEDLIVVEEAQRRVLIHPDERVVPDPSEEMKPDATLIDRLRKRLGL, encoded by the coding sequence ATGAGAGCGAGGCGGGAGTTTCGGAATCGCCGCGACATCGAAGTCGCGGTACTCGACGCGCTCGTCGACCGCCACGACGAAGGGATGACGGTATTCGAACTCCGTGCTGCCGTCGACGCCGACATCGACACCATCGAAGACGCCCTCTCGGTGTTGAAGTCGGAAGACCTCATCGTGGTCGAAGAGGCGCAACGGCGCGTCCTCATCCACCCAGACGAGCGAGTCGTTCCAGATCCGAGTGAAGAGATGAAGCCCGATGCAACGTTGATAGACCGTCTTCGCAAACGCCTCGGACTGTAG
- a CDS encoding LVIVD repeat-containing protein codes for MDRRQFLRVTGGTVLAGVAGTTRVAAAHPGPFEPLGRVDIEGAKEVVVSPDGQTAFVAATSGYATVDVSSPDRPRVLAERRNLLSDHEDGPFRNVYDAKLDGETLLVVGPANPLPGTPAGVLVVDVSDPASPTEVTFHETEYPIHNCFAADGRAYLTANDGDQNPLVVLDTETGTELGRWSLVSVDEQWAEVHSSLRAVHDVFVRDGVAYISMWDGGTWIVDFTDPQAPSVLASIGPGDPDELAALSGGERRTTGRTAPGNHHSAATDDSGDLLGIGIESWAVEVERDDETTELVGGPSGVELWDISDLSNPTHLSTIDPPASPDPTVGGVWTTAHNFDFHDGRLYTSWYRGGVKRHDISDPADPVELAWWRDPGRTNFWSAQYAYPFADEGVFVASSWGFDDVSGALYTFPDHSGDQLNPPTLGPETTTESLVNTPTQTDSTARTAETPSTDGVSRSDVPGFGIGTGAAALGAAGWWYRRRAQRE; via the coding sequence GTGGACCGTCGCCAGTTCCTCCGTGTGACCGGTGGCACCGTTCTCGCAGGTGTCGCTGGCACGACTCGTGTCGCTGCTGCCCATCCCGGTCCCTTCGAACCACTCGGTCGGGTCGATATCGAGGGTGCGAAGGAGGTTGTCGTCTCTCCCGACGGACAGACGGCGTTCGTCGCCGCGACGAGTGGATACGCCACCGTCGACGTTTCGTCACCCGACCGGCCGCGCGTCCTCGCAGAACGGCGCAACCTCCTGTCTGACCACGAAGACGGTCCGTTTCGGAACGTCTACGACGCAAAACTGGACGGCGAGACGCTCCTCGTCGTCGGCCCGGCGAACCCACTTCCAGGTACCCCCGCCGGTGTCCTCGTCGTCGACGTCTCCGACCCCGCGTCACCGACAGAAGTCACCTTTCACGAAACCGAGTACCCCATCCACAACTGCTTCGCCGCCGACGGACGCGCGTATCTGACCGCCAACGACGGCGACCAAAACCCGCTCGTCGTCCTCGACACCGAGACAGGGACAGAACTCGGCCGCTGGTCGCTCGTCTCGGTGGACGAGCAGTGGGCGGAGGTCCACTCGTCGCTTCGGGCCGTCCACGACGTGTTCGTTCGAGACGGTGTCGCCTACATCTCGATGTGGGATGGCGGGACGTGGATTGTCGACTTCACCGACCCGCAAGCCCCGTCGGTACTCGCCTCTATCGGACCCGGTGACCCCGACGAACTCGCCGCGCTCTCGGGGGGAGAACGTCGCACTACAGGACGGACAGCGCCGGGGAACCACCACTCCGCCGCGACGGATGACTCTGGTGACCTCCTCGGTATCGGTATCGAGTCGTGGGCAGTCGAAGTCGAGCGCGACGACGAGACGACAGAACTCGTCGGCGGACCGAGCGGCGTCGAACTGTGGGACATCTCAGACCTCTCGAATCCGACACACCTCTCGACCATCGACCCACCAGCCAGTCCCGACCCGACGGTCGGCGGCGTCTGGACCACCGCGCACAACTTCGACTTCCACGACGGCCGCCTCTACACGTCGTGGTACCGCGGTGGCGTCAAACGACACGACATCTCGGACCCGGCTGACCCGGTCGAACTCGCGTGGTGGCGCGACCCCGGACGGACCAACTTCTGGAGCGCGCAGTACGCCTACCCATTCGCCGACGAGGGCGTCTTCGTCGCGTCGAGTTGGGGCTTCGACGACGTTTCTGGTGCGCTCTACACCTTCCCGGACCACAGCGGCGACCAACTGAACCCGCCGACACTCGGTCCCGAGACGACGACTGAATCGCTCGTCAACACGCCGACGCAGACCGATTCGACTGCGCGGACGGCCGAGACACCATCGACAGACGGCGTCTCCCGGAGCGACGTTCCGGGATTCGGAATCGGCACCGGTGCCGCCGCCCTCGGTGCCGCCGGTTGGTGGTACCGTCGTCGCGCTCAGCGGGAGTGA
- a CDS encoding geranylgeranyl reductase family protein produces the protein MYDFAVVGVGPAGARFARRAAEAGYDVLALEKGTVGTPLACSGHVSTDIWEYVPDEARDHLFQNRIYGADFHVGGPNSKAYPFYKQTEVSNVIDRVELDRTLADCAREAGADVREGHTVTAIEELDDRVELTVSVAGESGTVSFDAKMVAGCDGPTSRVRRSLDLPEPSETLHGVLAFDPEPDHGDFVDVHLTVPRFFAWRIPRGDAGVEYGLAAPPGAEVNEMFDALTDTYDVETEHFCSGAIPIGPPARTTTRRAFLVGDAAAQTKPFTGGGILYGMTAADIAAETIDPDDPESLSEYESAWRDELSTEIRLGHLVRKCYSFPEWLQHVGLRSLSGEIGVHMDKPSSFFSREHLKKLF, from the coding sequence ATGTACGATTTCGCCGTCGTCGGCGTTGGTCCTGCCGGCGCGCGGTTCGCCCGTCGTGCGGCCGAAGCGGGATACGACGTGCTCGCCCTCGAAAAGGGGACAGTCGGAACGCCGCTCGCGTGCTCTGGGCACGTGAGTACCGACATCTGGGAGTACGTCCCCGACGAGGCACGTGACCACCTCTTCCAGAACCGTATCTACGGCGCAGACTTCCACGTCGGCGGCCCGAACTCGAAGGCGTATCCGTTCTACAAACAGACGGAAGTCTCGAACGTCATCGACCGTGTCGAACTCGACCGAACGCTCGCCGACTGCGCGCGCGAGGCCGGCGCGGACGTCCGCGAAGGCCACACGGTCACGGCAATCGAGGAACTCGACGACCGAGTGGAACTGACCGTGAGTGTCGCGGGCGAGTCTGGAACCGTCTCGTTCGACGCCAAGATGGTCGCCGGGTGCGACGGCCCAACCTCACGGGTCCGCCGCTCACTCGACCTCCCGGAACCGTCAGAGACGCTCCACGGCGTCCTCGCGTTCGACCCGGAACCTGACCACGGTGACTTCGTGGACGTTCACCTCACAGTCCCGCGGTTCTTCGCCTGGCGTATCCCGCGCGGCGATGCAGGTGTCGAGTACGGACTTGCGGCCCCACCGGGTGCGGAAGTCAACGAGATGTTCGACGCGCTCACCGACACCTACGACGTGGAGACCGAGCACTTCTGCTCTGGGGCGATTCCAATCGGTCCACCGGCGCGCACGACGACGCGACGCGCGTTCCTCGTCGGTGACGCCGCCGCGCAGACGAAGCCGTTCACCGGTGGCGGCATCCTCTACGGAATGACCGCCGCGGACATCGCGGCCGAGACTATCGACCCCGACGACCCCGAGAGCCTCTCGGAGTACGAGTCTGCGTGGCGTGACGAACTCTCGACGGAGATTCGACTCGGGCATCTCGTCCGCAAGTGCTACTCGTTCCCCGAGTGGCTCCAGCACGTCGGCCTCCGGTCGCTTTCCGGTGAGATTGGTGTCCACATGGACAAGCCGAGCTCGTTCTTCTCGCGCGAACACCTGAAGAAACTGTTCTGA
- the ygfZ gene encoding CAF17-like 4Fe-4S cluster assembly/insertion protein YgfZ — protein MTLVADIHEAHGATFETRGGVEVVSHYGRPDRTHRAVRNGVGVIEHGYGVVAVEGEDRIEYVDNAVTNNVPADDGHGVYAFLLDPDGRIETDMYIYNAGERLLLFTPRDRAEPLVEEWRSKTFLQRVRIRDASEEFAVFGVHGSKSTEKVASILSGAGAPEPELTFVRGSIGGEYGVTVIASDNPTGEEGYDLICRAKDAEDVFEALLFYGNPAIPVGYQTWDSLTAEAGTPLFETELRGNIPNVVGARNALDFDKGCFVGQEVVSKVENRGRPSRRLVGFRADSIPDAGVDAFGDSEVRADGDAVGTVTRAVESPLVESPIGFALVNYDLGADELTVAVDGEQISATVESLPFVDGTARSARIPSYPE, from the coding sequence ATGACACTCGTCGCCGACATCCACGAGGCCCACGGTGCGACGTTCGAGACGCGCGGTGGAGTCGAGGTTGTGAGCCACTACGGCCGACCGGACCGGACGCACCGCGCCGTCCGCAACGGTGTCGGAGTCATCGAACACGGCTACGGCGTCGTCGCCGTCGAAGGCGAGGACCGAATCGAGTACGTCGACAACGCGGTGACGAACAACGTCCCTGCAGACGACGGACACGGCGTCTACGCCTTCCTCCTCGACCCCGATGGCCGTATCGAGACCGACATGTACATCTACAACGCTGGCGAGCGACTGCTCCTCTTCACGCCGCGCGACCGTGCAGAACCGCTCGTCGAAGAGTGGCGCTCGAAGACGTTCCTCCAGCGCGTCCGCATCCGCGACGCCTCCGAAGAGTTCGCCGTCTTCGGTGTCCACGGGTCGAAGTCGACTGAAAAAGTCGCGAGCATCCTCTCGGGGGCGGGCGCGCCCGAACCCGAACTCACCTTCGTCCGTGGCTCTATCGGCGGCGAGTACGGTGTGACGGTCATCGCGTCGGACAACCCAACTGGTGAGGAAGGCTACGACCTCATCTGCCGGGCCAAAGACGCCGAAGACGTGTTCGAGGCGCTCTTGTTCTACGGGAACCCCGCGATACCCGTCGGCTACCAGACGTGGGACAGCCTCACCGCCGAGGCCGGAACACCACTGTTCGAGACCGAACTGCGCGGGAACATCCCGAACGTCGTCGGCGCACGCAACGCACTCGACTTCGACAAAGGCTGTTTCGTCGGGCAGGAAGTCGTCTCGAAGGTCGAAAACCGCGGACGTCCGTCGCGTCGCCTCGTCGGCTTCCGTGCCGACTCAATCCCCGACGCGGGTGTGGACGCGTTTGGCGACTCCGAGGTCCGCGCGGACGGTGACGCCGTCGGAACGGTAACGCGCGCTGTCGAGAGTCCCCTCGTCGAGTCACCCATCGGGTTCGCACTCGTGAACTACGACCTCGGAGCCGACGAGCTCACCGTCGCCGTCGACGGAGAACAGATTTCGGCCACCGTCGAGTCACTCCCGTTCGTGGACGGAACTGCTCGCTCGGCACGGATTCCGTCGTACCCAGAGTAA
- a CDS encoding TIGR00266 family protein codes for MDHTIEYRPSFALLTVSLDQGESIRSEAGAMVSYADGIDIETTARGGIFGSLKRSVLGGESFFQNTFNAREAGEVSFAPPLPGDIVHHSLDDETMYVQSGSYLASAVDLDLDTSFGGAKTFFGSEGLFLLKLEGTGDSFLSSYGAIHEVELTEGERYTVDTGHIVAFDGTTDFTVERVGGLKSTLFSGEGLVCTFTGPGTVWLQSRSMDSFLSWLIPKLPTTNSPQ; via the coding sequence ATGGACCACACCATCGAATATCGCCCGTCGTTTGCCCTCCTCACCGTCTCTCTCGACCAAGGTGAGTCGATACGTTCTGAGGCTGGCGCCATGGTGAGTTACGCCGACGGTATCGACATCGAGACGACCGCACGGGGTGGCATCTTCGGGTCGCTCAAACGGAGCGTCCTCGGTGGCGAGTCGTTCTTCCAGAACACGTTCAACGCGAGAGAAGCGGGTGAGGTTTCGTTTGCACCACCCCTCCCGGGCGACATCGTCCACCACTCTCTCGACGACGAGACGATGTACGTCCAATCCGGGTCGTACCTCGCATCCGCCGTCGACCTCGACCTCGACACTTCCTTCGGCGGCGCCAAGACGTTCTTCGGCAGTGAAGGGCTCTTTCTCTTGAAACTGGAGGGGACCGGCGACAGTTTCCTGTCGAGTTACGGGGCTATCCACGAAGTCGAACTCACCGAAGGCGAGCGCTACACGGTCGACACTGGCCACATCGTCGCCTTCGACGGGACGACCGACTTCACCGTCGAGCGCGTGGGCGGACTCAAATCGACGCTGTTCAGTGGTGAAGGACTCGTCTGCACGTTCACGGGACCGGGAACCGTCTGGCTACAGTCTCGGAGTATGGACTCGTTCCTGTCGTGGCTCATCCCCAAACTCCCGACGACGAACTCGCCCCAGTGA
- a CDS encoding NifU family protein, protein MSDESESLKERVETWMVGQMPIIQMHGGNSVVRKADAESGEVVVELGGACAGCGISNITAQNIQSDLIMTFDEIEDVQVKVPSSGDHGSSTVEGGRGGELQFGDEGPGHF, encoded by the coding sequence ATGAGCGACGAGTCGGAGAGCCTCAAAGAGCGCGTCGAGACGTGGATGGTCGGGCAGATGCCCATCATCCAGATGCACGGTGGCAACAGCGTCGTGCGCAAGGCCGATGCCGAATCGGGGGAAGTCGTCGTCGAACTCGGTGGGGCCTGCGCAGGGTGCGGCATCAGCAACATCACCGCCCAGAACATCCAGTCGGACCTCATCATGACGTTCGACGAAATCGAAGACGTGCAGGTGAAAGTCCCCAGTTCCGGCGACCACGGGAGCAGCACCGTCGAAGGCGGTCGCGGCGGCGAGTTGCAGTTCGGCGACGAAGGTCCGGGGCACTTCTAA
- a CDS encoding universal stress protein, which translates to MAIETILLAVGAGDADRLDRLAEETIDVAGPTGATVVIGHVFTKDEYTDALDNLDFDIEAEEVSGDDVARRHASVRELAQKFDAAGLTYEVRGPVGDHGKKLVELTNEVDADRLIVGGRKRSPAGKAVFGSLAQEVMLESPCPVTFVRADTK; encoded by the coding sequence ATGGCCATCGAAACCATCTTACTCGCCGTTGGCGCGGGTGACGCCGACCGACTCGACCGACTCGCCGAAGAGACGATCGACGTCGCCGGACCGACTGGTGCGACCGTCGTCATCGGTCACGTCTTCACCAAAGACGAGTACACCGACGCGCTCGACAACCTCGACTTCGACATCGAGGCCGAAGAGGTATCAGGCGACGACGTCGCGCGCCGACACGCGTCGGTCCGCGAACTCGCCCAGAAGTTCGACGCGGCAGGCCTCACGTACGAGGTCCGCGGCCCCGTCGGCGACCACGGAAAGAAACTCGTCGAACTCACGAACGAGGTCGATGCCGACCGTCTCATCGTCGGTGGGCGCAAGCGCTCGCCGGCCGGGAAGGCCGTCTTCGGGAGTCTCGCCCAAGAAGTCATGCTCGAATCGCCGTGCCCTGTGACGTTCGTTCGTGCCGACACGAAGTAA
- a CDS encoding ROK family protein produces MAYYVGVDLGATNVRSVVADDEGEILGQARDGTPRGPTGIAVTEAVLGVVRRACEEAGIEPSDATAAGIGAIGPLDLAEGAVENPANLPDTIDRIPLTGPISVLLDTDNVYLHNDTNAGVIGERFHSDRNPDDMVYLTISSGVGAGVCVDGHVISGWDGNAGEVGHMTLDPNGFMTCGCGHDGHWEGYCSGNNIPKYARELHEEDPVETALPIDDADFSAVDVFEHAGDDEFADHVIAQLGHWNAMGVANIVHAYAPLIIYVGGAVALNNPELILEPIREQMSDMVMSNIPEIQLTTLGDEVVVEGALASAMTAGTGDRSRL; encoded by the coding sequence ATGGCGTACTACGTGGGTGTCGACCTTGGGGCGACGAACGTCCGCTCGGTCGTCGCCGACGACGAGGGAGAAATCCTCGGACAGGCCCGGGATGGTACACCCCGCGGGCCGACCGGTATCGCGGTCACCGAGGCGGTTCTCGGCGTCGTCAGGCGGGCATGTGAGGAGGCGGGTATCGAACCGAGCGACGCAACTGCGGCAGGTATCGGCGCGATTGGACCGTTGGACCTAGCCGAGGGTGCAGTCGAGAATCCGGCGAACCTTCCGGACACCATCGACCGCATTCCACTGACTGGTCCGATTTCGGTCCTCTTGGACACGGACAACGTGTACCTCCACAACGACACGAACGCCGGTGTCATCGGCGAGCGGTTCCACTCCGACCGGAACCCCGACGACATGGTCTATCTCACCATCTCGTCGGGTGTCGGTGCGGGCGTCTGTGTCGATGGGCACGTCATCTCCGGATGGGACGGTAACGCCGGTGAAGTCGGTCACATGACGCTCGACCCGAACGGATTCATGACGTGTGGGTGTGGCCACGACGGTCATTGGGAAGGCTACTGCTCGGGGAACAACATCCCGAAGTACGCCCGTGAACTCCACGAAGAAGACCCCGTCGAGACTGCACTCCCCATCGACGACGCTGACTTCTCGGCGGTCGACGTGTTCGAACACGCCGGCGACGACGAGTTCGCCGACCACGTCATCGCCCAACTGGGCCACTGGAACGCGATGGGTGTCGCCAACATCGTCCACGCGTACGCGCCGCTCATCATCTACGTCGGCGGCGCCGTCGCTCTCAACAACCCCGAACTGATTTTAGAACCAATCCGCGAGCAGATGAGTGACATGGTGATGTCGAACATTCCCGAGATTCAACTCACCACGCTCGGCGACGAAGTCGTCGTCGAGGGTGCGCTCGCGAGTGCGATGACCGCCGGAACTGGTGACCGGTCGCGACTGTAA